The Elusimicrobiota bacterium genome has a segment encoding these proteins:
- a CDS encoding type II secretion system protein — protein sequence MSNDGRSGYTLVEVVVAMLISAIMVAAIMSVALSAKKGEVKNDRKIVANQATRELAAKLNAYITADPASTIIAGPGSGSNKWSMTSGSIVDTCPDASTNCYALTTGSHTLTGFLPTWFEATPYSARAIYFVSYPQAYSVANGTVPLVNVTVSWTEP from the coding sequence ATGTCCAACGACGGCCGTTCGGGTTATACTCTGGTAGAGGTGGTGGTGGCGATGCTCATCAGCGCGATCATGGTCGCCGCCATCATGAGCGTGGCCTTGTCCGCCAAGAAGGGCGAGGTCAAGAACGATAGGAAAATCGTGGCCAACCAGGCGACTCGGGAGCTGGCCGCCAAGCTCAACGCCTACATCACCGCCGACCCCGCCAGCACCATCATCGCCGGGCCTGGCTCTGGCTCCAACAAATGGTCCATGACCTCAGGAAGCATCGTGGACACCTGCCCAGACGCCAGCACCAACTGCTACGCCCTCACCACGGGCTCCCATACCTTGACGGGATTTCTTCCCACCTGGTTCGAGGCAACGCCCTACAGCGCGCGCGCGATCTATTTCGTATCCTACCCCCAGGCCTACAGCGTGGCCAACGGAACCGTTCCCCTGGTCAACGTCACCGTGAGCTGGACGGAGCCCTAA
- a CDS encoding type II secretion system F family protein — protein sequence MGRFSYTVQDNKGDTSVGVVEASDENEAINSLQAKGYFILSLSADKSTTSTARGAGKQSGGKAGIRDLVFLAEQLATLLNGGVPLVRALSLLGEHSSSKALHLALGQVTKDVAGGMALYKALEKHPRIFNTLWVSLVQAGEMGGQLPKVLKQIAAYLSAQAELQGKVITALAYPAVLATFSLGVLAFFIIKIVPVFAEIFNSFQVKLPVLTQVIIMISNLLVHHLAQVIFVVMGIGFMWNAYTSTETGKEMRWNLIFGVPFFGTFLKNLMVERLLTTLSTLIESGVSILNAISVLEGVFGDNIIFQRLLKSVKNDVASGKAISAAFRKTGVLPPLVTEMMYMGEESGKLPDMLVTLSDFYREQIDQFTRRFTAIIDPILVVGIGGLVGVIVLAVFLPIFKLSTFGGK from the coding sequence ATGGGGCGATTCTCCTACACCGTCCAAGACAACAAGGGCGACACCAGCGTCGGCGTGGTGGAGGCCTCCGATGAAAACGAGGCCATCAACAGCCTCCAAGCCAAGGGTTATTTCATCCTGTCTCTGTCCGCCGACAAATCCACGACTTCCACCGCCCGGGGTGCTGGCAAGCAGTCCGGCGGCAAGGCCGGCATCCGGGATCTTGTATTCCTTGCCGAGCAGTTGGCGACCTTGCTCAACGGGGGGGTCCCCCTCGTGCGAGCCCTCTCTCTCTTGGGAGAGCATTCAAGCTCCAAAGCCTTGCACCTGGCCTTGGGCCAAGTCACCAAGGACGTGGCGGGGGGAATGGCGCTTTATAAGGCCCTAGAGAAGCACCCCCGCATATTCAACACCCTTTGGGTCTCCTTGGTGCAGGCCGGCGAGATGGGCGGTCAGCTTCCCAAGGTCTTGAAGCAGATCGCCGCCTACTTGTCGGCCCAGGCGGAGCTCCAGGGCAAGGTCATCACGGCCCTGGCCTATCCCGCGGTGCTGGCCACCTTCTCGCTGGGCGTACTCGCGTTCTTTATCATCAAGATCGTTCCGGTATTCGCCGAAATCTTCAACAGCTTCCAAGTAAAGCTTCCCGTCCTCACGCAGGTCATCATCATGATCTCGAACCTCCTGGTCCACCACTTGGCCCAGGTCATTTTCGTCGTGATGGGCATTGGCTTTATGTGGAACGCCTACACATCCACCGAAACCGGCAAGGAGATGCGCTGGAATTTGATCTTCGGAGTCCCGTTCTTCGGCACCTTCCTCAAGAACCTGATGGTGGAGCGGCTTCTAACCACCCTTTCGACTTTGATAGAGAGCGGTGTCAGCATCTTGAACGCCATCTCGGTCCTCGAGGGCGTCTTTGGCGACAACATCATATTCCAGCGCCTGCTCAAGTCGGTCAAGAACGACGTGGCCAGCGGCAAGGCCATCTCCGCGGCCTTCCGCAAGACCGGGGTCCTGCCGCCCCTGGTGACCGAGATGATGTACATGGGGGAGGAGTCCGGCAAGCTTCCCGACATGCTGGTGACCCTCTCGGACTTCTACCGCGAACAGATAGACCAGTTCACCCGGCGCTTCACAGCCATCATAGACCCCATTCTCGTCGTCGGGATTGGAGGGCTCGTCGGGGTGATCGTCCTGGCCGTGTTCCTGCCCATATTCAAGCTGTCCACTTTCGGAGGGAAATGA
- the tadA gene encoding Flp pilus assembly complex ATPase component TadA, protein MSQKLQLADILVASNVITEDQRQRAAKTAAQSKCLFGEAVVKLGFAKEEDIAVAFSKQLGIPYASRENRILKVEKNQNLEKVITEDYAREHLALPLFLDDKLLAVAMADPDNVLTLDNLRLLTGLEIQPFVATKTQILKAIDDFYQAGGTALIETTMNAPSGTPDSDVQEAESSDIRLDLDQASVGIKSEQVVALVNAVIKQAISERTSDIHLESYDERVILRFRIDGILYERLPPPKKVFMAVVSRIKILSKLDIAERRLPQDGTFSIKLQNRPIDLRVSICPTVYGEKVVLRILDKGAVELDIEKIGFEAKQKEDFLTAAKMPHGLIFLTGPTGSGKTTTLYAVLNTIKTSELNFMTVEDPVEIKLEGINQVQVRSNIGLTFASALRSFLRQDPDVILVGEVRDQETAQTCLRAALTGHLVLSTLHTNDALSCVVRLIDLGIEPFLLSNSLALAAAQRLVRLLCPHCKKPYKPDKQAVETCIKESLLEHPPDPDSVVFYQPRGCDHCARTGFVGRKAIYEVYRINPEMREIIYRYGGDLARLKEVAVKAGMWSIRASGWRKVLKGLTTPEEVMAVTTAD, encoded by the coding sequence ATGAGCCAAAAACTGCAGTTGGCCGATATCCTTGTGGCCAGCAACGTCATTACAGAGGACCAGCGCCAGCGCGCGGCCAAAACCGCCGCGCAAAGCAAATGCCTGTTCGGCGAAGCCGTCGTCAAGCTTGGATTTGCCAAGGAAGAGGACATAGCCGTGGCCTTCTCCAAGCAGCTCGGGATCCCCTATGCCTCGCGGGAAAACCGGATCCTTAAGGTTGAAAAGAACCAGAACCTCGAGAAAGTCATCACGGAGGATTATGCCCGTGAGCACCTGGCCCTGCCGCTATTCCTGGACGACAAACTCCTGGCCGTGGCCATGGCCGACCCCGACAACGTCCTCACCTTGGACAATTTAAGGCTCCTGACCGGCTTGGAGATACAACCTTTCGTCGCCACCAAGACCCAAATACTCAAAGCCATCGATGATTTCTACCAGGCCGGGGGAACCGCCCTTATCGAGACGACCATGAACGCGCCGAGCGGAACGCCGGACAGCGACGTTCAGGAGGCGGAGTCCTCGGACATACGGCTCGACCTCGACCAGGCCTCCGTTGGAATCAAGAGCGAGCAAGTCGTGGCTCTCGTCAACGCCGTGATCAAACAGGCCATTTCCGAGCGCACCTCGGACATCCACCTCGAGAGCTACGACGAACGCGTCATCCTGCGTTTTCGAATAGACGGCATCCTCTACGAGCGCCTTCCTCCGCCCAAGAAGGTGTTCATGGCCGTGGTCTCGCGCATCAAAATCCTGTCCAAGCTCGACATCGCCGAGCGGCGCCTCCCCCAGGATGGAACCTTTTCCATCAAGCTTCAAAACCGGCCTATCGACCTGCGCGTTTCAATATGCCCCACGGTTTACGGGGAGAAGGTGGTGCTGCGCATCCTCGACAAGGGGGCCGTCGAGCTCGACATAGAAAAGATCGGCTTCGAGGCCAAGCAAAAGGAAGACTTCCTGACCGCCGCCAAGATGCCCCACGGCCTGATCTTTCTCACCGGCCCCACCGGATCGGGGAAAACCACCACCCTCTACGCGGTGCTAAACACCATCAAGACCTCCGAGCTCAACTTCATGACGGTCGAGGATCCCGTGGAAATTAAGCTCGAGGGGATCAATCAGGTCCAGGTGCGCTCCAACATCGGGCTCACCTTCGCCTCCGCCCTGCGCTCCTTCCTCAGGCAGGACCCCGACGTCATACTCGTGGGAGAGGTCAGGGACCAGGAAACGGCCCAGACCTGCCTGCGAGCCGCTCTCACCGGCCACTTGGTGCTCTCGACCTTGCACACCAACGACGCCCTTTCCTGCGTGGTGCGCCTCATAGATCTCGGCATAGAGCCATTCCTGCTCTCCAACAGCCTGGCCCTGGCCGCCGCCCAGCGCCTGGTGCGCCTGCTCTGCCCCCACTGCAAGAAGCCCTACAAGCCCGACAAGCAGGCCGTGGAGACCTGCATCAAGGAGTCCCTCCTCGAACACCCTCCGGACCCGGACTCCGTGGTCTTTTACCAGCCTCGGGGCTGCGATCACTGCGCGCGGACGGGATTTGTGGGGCGCAAGGCCATCTACGAGGTTTACCGCATCAACCCCGAGATGCGCGAGATCATCTACCGCTACGGCGGTGATTTGGCCCGGCTCAAGGAGGTCGCGGTCAAAGCCGGGATGTGGAGCATCCGCGCCAGCGGGTGGAGGAAGGTCTTGAAGGGCCTCACCACGCCGGAAGAGGTCATGGCCGTCACGACGGCGGACTGA
- the pilM gene encoding pilus assembly protein PilM, producing the protein MALDEFIDQLAFGSSTPQVSACLGMYLSPEVIYIAEARIEKGKPLVDHLVRIPVPAPAEAAKQPGAGPSTTSLNTDFLSDGEKLALLIRQSMSQTKWKTKNVMVTLSHHLGLLRYFTMPEINPRFWKSAIPLEAKKYIPIPLDILSHDYQVIALQPDANNKARQGVLIAVTQKKNIAAISTLLQGLELNLVGMEVAPCSVLRLWQSLEPGPLDKPLCQVHFDGGNIRILVADKGLPVFFRELFLGSDVSMGDIRKVDLGGCVAFAQKQLGVAALGQVKVSGAAQALPSWQAAFSQELGLPAGLQDTAALLGIKGGDWGGYASIGTGLRFLRPATMNLDLGRVGKVSEEDHRVARDIFMIAAFLSVCFLALGLGRMGLYRYKSRELARFRRDPEIEAVFTGKTPQQIEEMIKSLQGQVESVQGLGIDRVKVSTLLKDVAESLPEKTWITNISLTNPLVKGSQSLELRLSGHAVAPSLSQEQDLAFQFKEQLIKSKVVGKTFSDIQLSVTGKPLADDAVQGLDPGALMQRLETRTQFVITARARKPQ; encoded by the coding sequence ATGGCTTTAGACGAATTCATAGACCAGCTGGCCTTCGGCAGCAGCACGCCCCAGGTGAGCGCCTGCCTTGGGATGTACCTCAGCCCCGAGGTCATCTACATAGCGGAGGCGCGGATCGAGAAGGGAAAGCCGCTGGTGGACCATCTGGTGCGCATCCCGGTGCCTGCTCCGGCCGAGGCCGCCAAACAGCCGGGAGCCGGCCCCAGCACCACGTCTCTCAACACCGACTTCCTCTCCGATGGGGAGAAATTGGCGCTGCTCATCCGGCAATCCATGTCCCAGACGAAATGGAAGACAAAGAACGTCATGGTGACTCTGTCCCACCACCTGGGGCTCCTGCGCTACTTCACCATGCCGGAAATCAACCCCCGCTTTTGGAAATCCGCCATACCCCTGGAGGCCAAGAAATACATCCCCATCCCGTTGGACATCTTGAGCCACGACTACCAGGTGATTGCCCTCCAGCCCGACGCCAACAACAAGGCCCGCCAGGGGGTTTTGATCGCCGTGACTCAAAAGAAAAACATAGCGGCCATCAGCACCCTCCTCCAGGGCTTGGAGCTCAACCTCGTCGGAATGGAGGTCGCGCCCTGCTCCGTCCTGCGGCTTTGGCAAAGCCTGGAGCCCGGACCACTCGACAAGCCGCTCTGCCAGGTCCATTTCGACGGGGGGAACATACGCATCCTCGTGGCGGACAAGGGCCTGCCCGTGTTTTTCAGGGAGCTGTTCCTGGGTTCAGACGTCTCTATGGGAGACATCAGGAAGGTGGACCTCGGCGGCTGCGTGGCTTTCGCCCAGAAACAGCTGGGTGTCGCGGCCCTGGGACAGGTCAAGGTCAGCGGCGCGGCTCAGGCTCTGCCCAGCTGGCAGGCCGCCTTCTCCCAGGAGTTGGGCCTTCCCGCAGGGCTCCAAGACACCGCGGCCCTTCTGGGAATAAAGGGGGGAGACTGGGGCGGATACGCCTCCATCGGGACCGGGCTGCGCTTTTTACGCCCCGCCACCATGAACCTGGATTTGGGCCGGGTGGGCAAAGTCTCGGAAGAAGACCACCGCGTGGCCCGGGACATCTTCATGATCGCGGCCTTCCTCTCGGTTTGCTTCTTGGCCCTGGGCCTGGGCCGCATGGGCTTGTACCGCTATAAATCCAGGGAATTAGCCCGCTTCCGAAGAGATCCGGAGATAGAGGCGGTATTCACAGGGAAAACGCCCCAGCAGATAGAAGAGATGATCAAAAGCCTGCAAGGCCAGGTGGAGTCCGTCCAGGGGTTGGGCATCGACCGCGTCAAGGTCTCGACCCTCTTGAAGGACGTGGCCGAAAGCCTTCCCGAGAAAACCTGGATCACGAACATTTCGCTCACCAATCCGCTCGTCAAAGGGAGCCAAAGCCTCGAGCTGCGTCTTTCCGGTCACGCCGTGGCACCGAGCCTAAGCCAAGAGCAGGACCTGGCGTTCCAATTCAAGGAGCAGTTGATCAAATCCAAGGTCGTGGGAAAAACTTTCTCGGACATTCAATTATCCGTCACGGGTAAACCCCTCGCCGACGACGCCGTTCAAGGCCTTGACCCGGGCGCGTTGATGCAGCGTCTGGAGACCAGGACTCAATTCGTGATCACCGCCCGAGCGAGGAAGCCGCAATGA
- a CDS encoding O-antigen ligase family protein, whose product MAATLGSALLAACFFACPLLFFTNLTRNPYVAQIVLLNVCLAAASALCIHEALSQGRPWRPRSPLDLPWLGWLAACLVSWAVSYWGRTPFFRPAIAAEGSRAFLFLGVNCFLPFLLALHRVKAEDWSAPVSAGAWAWFILGWGLAWMGFPALRRPGGGAVDFIGNFWDPYGALLWALGLAGACRLCRKGRAIDFLHLALGTAFLASAYGVLQYFNIEWIWPNVLNPYGGRSVSTFGNPNFMSSFNVVLFPSAAVLFLLSNASRRWIYATLLLTMEAGLLCSLTRSSWLGALAGLAALLAAPELRRQLRQNPRPQGLMLALGLALALLWPHSSIKSGYTPTVIGRLAEIGQAAQARTIYGPWHQRLLIWTASWSMGAENPATGAGYGLFELFYPFYQGPLVEALEVFRGLRTHANNSHNEILEVWAQTGVLGLGVWLWFWTAFFTPMLKAAKNAPRSFLLPLAAAAGAFGMLADNLLNVSLHFPVPAFVFWWCAGAALASLPGRQEDARQPRRWSGVAVGLASAALVAGIAWHWTKVFNREWRYFSGFKLLRHSALAQASQQLEKARDWGPPEVNSLYELGNSYARAQRFQEARKAYAAALQANAGYDEIYYNIGVIEAAHLGSPRQAIPFLEAALCINPLSAEAHNQLQNIYLGDPQSHAERAEALLKRALALHPGNPSHWNNLGFLRALSSDYPAAERAYAQALRLDPNFSAAERNLLALARQSGRPIHPIVERLPLLRRQLQNPPRIPPGNPVINQQR is encoded by the coding sequence ATGGCCGCCACGCTCGGATCCGCCCTCCTGGCCGCGTGCTTTTTTGCCTGTCCCCTGCTGTTTTTCACCAACCTCACCCGCAACCCCTACGTCGCGCAAATAGTCCTGCTCAACGTCTGCCTGGCCGCGGCCTCGGCTCTCTGCATCCATGAGGCGCTGTCCCAGGGCCGGCCCTGGCGGCCGCGCAGTCCCTTGGATCTGCCCTGGCTTGGCTGGCTGGCGGCATGCCTGGTCAGCTGGGCCGTATCCTATTGGGGCCGGACCCCGTTTTTCAGACCCGCCATCGCCGCCGAGGGGTCTCGCGCCTTCCTCTTCCTGGGCGTCAACTGCTTCCTGCCCTTTCTGCTGGCGCTGCACCGCGTCAAGGCCGAGGATTGGTCCGCTCCGGTTTCCGCCGGGGCTTGGGCTTGGTTCATCTTGGGCTGGGGGCTGGCTTGGATGGGATTTCCGGCCCTTCGTCGCCCGGGCGGGGGAGCCGTGGATTTCATCGGCAATTTCTGGGACCCCTACGGGGCGCTGCTCTGGGCCCTGGGGCTGGCCGGAGCCTGCCGACTCTGTCGAAAGGGCCGGGCGATCGACTTCCTGCACCTGGCCCTGGGCACGGCCTTCCTGGCCTCGGCTTACGGGGTGCTGCAATATTTCAACATCGAATGGATATGGCCCAACGTACTCAACCCCTACGGCGGGCGCTCCGTCTCGACTTTCGGAAATCCCAACTTCATGTCCTCGTTCAACGTGGTGCTATTTCCGTCCGCCGCCGTCTTGTTCCTCCTGAGCAACGCAAGCCGGCGCTGGATTTACGCAACCCTCCTGTTGACCATGGAGGCCGGCCTCCTCTGCAGCCTCACCCGCTCCTCGTGGCTCGGAGCCTTGGCCGGGCTTGCGGCACTCCTGGCGGCGCCCGAGCTGCGCCGCCAGCTTCGCCAAAACCCCCGCCCGCAGGGCTTGATGCTGGCCCTCGGGCTCGCCCTGGCCCTTCTCTGGCCGCATAGCTCGATTAAGAGCGGTTACACCCCGACCGTCATCGGGCGCCTGGCGGAGATCGGCCAGGCCGCCCAAGCCCGGACCATCTACGGCCCTTGGCACCAAAGACTGCTCATTTGGACCGCGTCTTGGAGCATGGGCGCCGAGAACCCGGCCACCGGCGCGGGGTACGGGCTCTTCGAGCTCTTTTACCCCTTCTACCAGGGCCCCTTGGTGGAAGCCCTGGAGGTCTTTCGCGGGCTGCGCACCCACGCCAACAACTCCCATAATGAAATCCTCGAGGTCTGGGCCCAAACCGGCGTTTTAGGGCTGGGGGTCTGGCTCTGGTTTTGGACGGCCTTCTTCACGCCTATGCTCAAGGCCGCCAAAAACGCCCCGCGCTCTTTTCTCCTGCCGTTGGCGGCTGCGGCGGGCGCCTTCGGCATGCTCGCCGACAACCTCTTGAACGTCTCCCTGCATTTTCCCGTGCCGGCCTTCGTGTTCTGGTGGTGCGCGGGCGCGGCCTTGGCGAGCCTGCCGGGGCGGCAAGAAGACGCTCGCCAGCCGCGCCGATGGAGCGGCGTGGCCGTCGGCCTCGCATCTGCCGCGCTAGTGGCTGGAATAGCCTGGCATTGGACCAAGGTCTTCAACCGGGAGTGGCGGTATTTCTCCGGATTCAAGCTTCTGCGCCACTCGGCGCTGGCCCAGGCCTCCCAACAGCTCGAAAAGGCTCGGGACTGGGGGCCGCCGGAGGTCAACAGCCTCTATGAGCTCGGCAACTCCTACGCCCGCGCCCAGCGTTTCCAGGAGGCCCGTAAGGCATACGCTGCGGCCTTGCAAGCCAACGCTGGTTATGACGAGATTTATTATAACATCGGCGTGATCGAAGCCGCCCATTTGGGCAGTCCCCGGCAGGCCATCCCTTTCCTCGAGGCCGCCCTCTGCATCAATCCCCTCTCCGCCGAGGCGCACAACCAACTGCAGAACATTTACCTCGGCGATCCGCAAAGCCATGCAGAGCGGGCCGAAGCCCTCCTCAAGCGCGCCCTCGCCCTGCACCCGGGAAACCCCAGCCATTGGAACAACCTCGGGTTCCTGCGCGCCTTGAGCAGCGATTATCCGGCGGCGGAAAGGGCCTACGCCCAAGCCTTGCGGCTGGACCCCAACTTCTCCGCGGCCGAGAGGAACCTCTTGGCGCTGGCTCGCCAAAGCGGGAGGCCGATCCACCCCATCGTGGAGCGCCTGCCTCTTTTGCGCCGGCAGCTCCAGAATCCCCCCCGAATCCCTCCCGGCAATCCTGTAATAAATCAGCAACGATAA
- a CDS encoding ester cyclase has protein sequence MTTHDKAVARRFYLEAVGGGELAHVESLVGADYVDHNAGLAAGRGPEMVRRHLAALRRTFPDFTLQIEDMVAEGDRVATRVSGRGTHLGEWKGIPPTGALIQLRGMNIDRLAGGKIVEHWGEADTVGMLVQMGIDPFAGRR, from the coding sequence ATGACCACGCATGATAAGGCGGTCGCACGGCGCTTCTATTTGGAAGCGGTTGGAGGCGGGGAACTCGCGCATGTCGAGTCTCTTGTTGGGGCCGACTATGTTGACCATAACGCAGGACTCGCGGCGGGGCGGGGGCCGGAGATGGTCCGCCGCCATCTCGCAGCGCTCCGTCGCACATTCCCGGACTTCACGCTCCAGATCGAAGACATGGTCGCTGAAGGAGACCGGGTCGCAACCCGGGTCAGCGGACGTGGTACGCACCTCGGGGAGTGGAAGGGCATCCCTCCGACAGGAGCGTTGATTCAGTTGCGCGGCATGAACATCGACCGTCTTGCGGGTGGAAAAATTGTGGAGCATTGGGGTGAGGCCGACACAGTCGGCATGCTCGTTCAGATGGGAATCGATCCGTTTGCAGGCCGACGCTGA
- a CDS encoding Fic family protein yields the protein MIRKQAAAGPKPPGRWLRCPGGYSAFVPDPLPPEITWTPRLVRALSDADQLIGRLAGEGGRLPNPHLLMRPFIKREAVLSSRIEGTQATLGELLEAEAGGSVDRSPDDLREVGNYVIALEYGIKRLKQLPLSLRLVRELHERLMKGVRGERATPGEFRRSQNWIGAPGCTLSQASYVPPPPADLMDCLGAWEKFLHESSLPPLVQVALAHYQFEAIHPFLDGNGRVGRLMITLYLVERGILPTPLLYLSAFFEATRRDYYDLLGAVTARNEWESWLTYFLNGAARQSEDALGRAGRINKLLEEWRVKAGGFAMPRRGKGELAEGGRLTQVPLSLVDMLAANPFITINKAAEQLGVAFTTAQRGIEKLERLGVLRQANKARRGRVYCAQAIFDILEESTRIVPDGPPARGVKAREG from the coding sequence ATGATCCGAAAGCAGGCTGCGGCTGGCCCTAAGCCGCCCGGACGCTGGCTGCGTTGCCCAGGGGGCTATTCCGCCTTCGTTCCCGACCCATTGCCGCCCGAAATCACTTGGACGCCGCGCTTGGTGCGCGCGTTGTCCGATGCGGACCAACTGATCGGCCGCTTGGCGGGCGAAGGCGGGCGCCTGCCCAATCCGCATCTGTTGATGCGCCCCTTCATCAAGCGCGAGGCCGTGCTCTCCAGCCGCATCGAGGGCACTCAAGCCACCTTGGGCGAACTGCTGGAGGCTGAGGCCGGCGGCTCTGTTGACCGGAGTCCGGACGATCTCCGGGAAGTCGGGAATTACGTCATAGCTCTGGAGTACGGTATCAAGCGGCTCAAACAGCTCCCGCTGTCGCTACGGCTTGTCCGGGAGCTGCACGAGCGCCTGATGAAGGGCGTTCGCGGAGAGCGCGCGACGCCGGGCGAGTTCCGGCGGTCTCAGAATTGGATCGGAGCCCCAGGATGCACTCTGTCGCAGGCCTCGTACGTGCCTCCGCCGCCGGCGGACCTCATGGACTGCTTGGGGGCTTGGGAGAAATTTCTCCATGAATCTAGTCTGCCGCCGCTCGTTCAAGTGGCGCTGGCGCATTACCAATTCGAGGCGATCCATCCCTTCCTGGACGGCAACGGCCGTGTAGGACGCCTGATGATAACCCTCTACTTGGTAGAAAGGGGGATTCTGCCGACGCCGCTCCTTTACTTGAGCGCCTTCTTCGAGGCCACTCGCCGCGACTACTACGACCTCCTGGGCGCGGTCACGGCGCGCAACGAGTGGGAATCGTGGCTCACGTACTTTCTCAACGGCGCTGCCCGACAGTCCGAGGACGCGCTTGGAAGAGCCGGGCGGATCAACAAGCTTTTGGAAGAATGGCGGGTCAAGGCCGGGGGGTTCGCCATGCCTCGCAGAGGCAAGGGCGAACTAGCGGAAGGCGGCCGTCTGACCCAGGTTCCCTTGAGCCTGGTGGACATGCTGGCGGCCAACCCTTTCATCACGATCAATAAGGCGGCTGAGCAACTCGGCGTCGCCTTCACCACGGCGCAACGCGGCATCGAGAAGCTGGAGAGGCTCGGCGTGCTCCGCCAAGCGAACAAGGCTAGGCGCGGCCGAGTGTACTGCGCGCAGGCGATCTTCGACATACTGGAGGAATCGACCCGTATCGTGCCGGACGGACCGCCGGCGCGCGGGGTGAAGGCGCGGGAGGGGTGA
- a CDS encoding ABC transporter ATP-binding protein, translating into MSQRPLLEVSELAVVYGRKIEALKGVSLSVFPGEIAALIGNNGAGKTTLLRAVAGQLKPERGSIRLDGAEIRGLASHRVMRLGISLVPEGRRIFPRLTVRENLEMGAYARPDRDLGRDYARVFELFPLLEKRASQLAGTLSGGEQQMLAMGRALMSRPRLLILDEPSMGLAPVIVDRVFDAIARISQEGMTILLVEQNARRALKAARRAYVLETGRIALSGAAEALLNDPSVKETYLGLK; encoded by the coding sequence ATGAGCCAACGCCCGCTGCTCGAAGTCTCGGAGCTCGCTGTCGTCTACGGCCGGAAGATTGAGGCCCTCAAGGGCGTCTCCCTCTCGGTTTTCCCGGGAGAAATCGCGGCCCTCATCGGCAACAACGGGGCGGGGAAAACCACCCTTTTGCGGGCAGTCGCCGGGCAGCTCAAGCCCGAGCGAGGCTCCATCCGCCTTGACGGCGCCGAAATAAGGGGCCTTGCGTCCCATCGCGTCATGCGCCTGGGCATTTCCCTGGTGCCGGAGGGGCGCCGGATTTTCCCTCGGCTCACGGTGAGGGAGAACCTCGAGATGGGGGCCTACGCGCGTCCCGACAGGGATCTGGGTCGCGATTATGCCCGGGTCTTCGAGCTTTTCCCGCTTCTAGAGAAGCGCGCTTCCCAGCTGGCCGGAACTCTCTCTGGGGGAGAACAGCAGATGCTGGCCATGGGCCGTGCCCTCATGAGCCGGCCGCGCCTCCTGATCCTGGACGAGCCTTCCATGGGGCTAGCGCCGGTGATCGTGGACAGGGTCTTCGACGCCATAGCGCGAATCAGTCAGGAGGGCATGACCATCCTCCTCGTTGAGCAGAACGCGAGGAGGGCCCTCAAGGCGGCGCGAAGGGCCTACGTCCTTGAGACCGGGCGCATCGCGCTCTCCGGCGCGGCCGAGGCCCTTCTCAACGACCCATCCGTCAAGGAGACCTACCTGGGTCTCAAGTAA
- a CDS encoding ABC transporter ATP-binding protein produces the protein MTLSEKPLLVVSGLSQHFGGLKALDRVDLSVAKGEIMGVIGPNGAGKTTFFNVLTGVYPASAGSILFQDRPILGLPSHKIVALGIARTFQNIRLFPAMTALENVMVGRHCRSKEGMPGALLRLPSFRREEAAIEAKAKDILGFVGLRGVANTLPKNLPYGSQRRLEIARALATEPKLLVLDEPTAGMNPTESQGLVDLARRVRDTGITVLLIEHQMRVVMDVSDRVAVLDYGVKIAQGTPSQVVEDARVIEAYLGKGS, from the coding sequence ATGACCCTCTCGGAGAAGCCGCTTCTTGTGGTGTCCGGCCTGTCCCAGCATTTCGGCGGCCTCAAGGCTCTCGATCGAGTGGACTTGAGCGTGGCCAAGGGCGAGATCATGGGCGTGATAGGCCCCAACGGGGCGGGCAAGACAACCTTCTTCAACGTCCTGACCGGGGTCTATCCCGCAAGCGCGGGAAGCATTCTTTTCCAAGACCGCCCCATCCTGGGCCTGCCGAGCCACAAAATCGTGGCCCTGGGAATCGCGCGCACATTTCAGAATATACGCTTGTTCCCCGCGATGACCGCCCTTGAGAACGTGATGGTAGGGCGGCACTGCCGCTCCAAGGAAGGAATGCCGGGAGCGCTCCTGCGGCTGCCCTCTTTTAGGCGGGAGGAGGCGGCCATCGAGGCCAAGGCCAAGGACATCCTTGGCTTCGTGGGTCTGCGGGGTGTCGCGAACACTTTGCCCAAGAACCTGCCTTACGGAAGCCAGAGACGCCTGGAGATCGCCCGGGCTCTGGCCACGGAGCCCAAGCTGCTGGTTTTAGACGAACCCACCGCGGGCATGAACCCGACTGAGAGCCAGGGGCTGGTGGACCTGGCGCGGCGCGTTCGCGACACGGGGATCACGGTCCTTCTCATCGAGCACCAGATGAGGGTCGTGATGGACGTCTCGGACCGCGTCGCGGTCTTGGACTACGGCGTGAAAATCGCCCAGGGCACCCCCAGCCAAGTGGTCGAGGACGCCCGCGTCATCGAGGCCTACCTGGGAAAGGGATCATGA